A window of the Alphaproteobacteria bacterium genome harbors these coding sequences:
- a CDS encoding nucleoside 2-deoxyribosyltransferase domain-containing protein, with the protein MNEIKSPNKYNRDKFSVFLAGSIEGGTAENWQDRVSKALSDFDIQILNPRRDDWNSSWSESIENEEFKKQVFWELNAQEHADLIVMYFDKNTSSPITLMELGLFIKQTPIIICCPEKFWKRGNVEIACRKYKGIFTDNENDFIKEISKRLKDKSIRRLSEIKKQ; encoded by the coding sequence ATGAACGAAATTAAATCACCAAACAAATATAATAGAGATAAATTCTCTGTATTTTTAGCTGGAAGTATAGAAGGCGGTACTGCAGAGAATTGGCAAGATAGAGTTTCTAAAGCTTTATCTGATTTTGACATACAAATACTAAACCCTCGTAGAGATGATTGGAATTCATCTTGGAGCGAAAGCATAGAGAATGAAGAATTTAAAAAACAAGTATTCTGGGAGTTAAATGCTCAAGAGCATGCTGATTTAATAGTTATGTATTTTGACAAAAACACATCCTCTCCTATTACCCTGATGGAGTTAGGCTTATTTATTAAACAAACCCCTATTATAATCTGCTGCCCAGAGAAGTTTTGGAAAAGAGGAAATGTAGAAATAGCTTGCAGAAAATACAAAGGCATATTTACTGATAACGAGAACGATTTTATCAAAGAGATAAGCAAAAGACTAAAAGATAAGAGTATCCGAAGACTAAGCGAGATCAAAAAACAATAA
- the rpsO gene encoding 30S ribosomal protein S15, with product MSIEAKVKTKIMKEFATVEGDTGSPEVQVAVLTERIKNLTEHAKVHRKDNHSRRGLLMLVSKRKKLLGYLKSKDEERYLTLIKKLGLRK from the coding sequence ATGTCTATAGAAGCAAAAGTAAAGACAAAAATCATGAAAGAATTCGCTACAGTTGAAGGAGACACAGGTTCTCCAGAAGTTCAAGTAGCTGTTTTAACAGAAAGAATTAAAAACCTAACAGAACATGCTAAAGTTCACAGAAAAGACAATCATTCAAGAAGAGGTCTTTTAATGTTAGTTAGTAAAAGAAAAAAACTTTTAGGTTACCTAAAATCAAAAGATGAAGAAAGATATCTGACTCTAATCAAAAAATTAGGATTACGTAAGTAA
- the pnp gene encoding polyribonucleotide nucleotidyltransferase: MFKEFKKEMQWGGKTLSIETGKIARQADGAVLVKYEGTTVLATVVAAKKPMEGVDFFPLSVHYQEKKYAAGKIPGGFFKREARPSEKETLISRLIDRPIRPLFPKTFKNETQVICTVVEHDGEHDSDVVAMIGASAALSISGIPFMGPIAGAKVGYKDGEYILNPTMSQLKETELELSVAGTNEGVLMVESEAKGLTEEVMLGAVMFGWESFQDVIKMIEELKSECGKEQREIPALPYNEAEVKAKMKELVDADLQDAFTTADKVARGNKVGDAHAKVLETMIDEEAGLNESAVSSIFKSVESDVVRGNILSGKPRIDGRDTKTVRAIKAEVGVLPGTHGSALFTRGETQAIVVTTLGTGSDEQIIDGLTEEYKENFMLHYNFPSYSVGECGRMSGPGRREIGHGKLAWRAIKAQMPSKEDFPYTIRAVSEITESNGSSSMATVCGTSLALMDAGVPVPAPVAGIAMGLIKEGDDFAVLTDILGDEDHLGDMDFKVAGTKEGINALQMDIKITSITKEIMEQALAQAKDARIHILGEMANAIEQSRLTVAANAPRIESITIPADKIREVIGTGGKVIKEIVEVSGAVVEVEEQGKYGIVKVASSDAESLNTALKMVNDIVAEPEAGTIYTGKVVKIMDFGAFVNFMGKNDGLVHISEIAQERVNKVEDYLKEGQEVKVKFVGTDNRGKFKLSMKVVNQETGEEIKIEKPTRDDKGGKGKGDKGGKAPSKKEAPAKVAKSEEKVKEKTEKKPLKPHF; the protein is encoded by the coding sequence ATGTTCAAAGAATTTAAAAAAGAAATGCAATGGGGAGGCAAAACTCTATCTATTGAAACAGGTAAAATTGCTCGTCAAGCAGACGGTGCTGTTTTAGTTAAATATGAAGGCACAACAGTACTAGCTACAGTTGTTGCAGCCAAAAAACCAATGGAAGGTGTAGATTTCTTCCCTTTATCAGTTCATTATCAAGAAAAAAAATATGCTGCTGGTAAAATTCCAGGTGGATTCTTCAAAAGAGAAGCTAGACCATCTGAGAAAGAAACATTAATCTCAAGACTTATTGATAGACCAATTCGTCCTCTATTCCCAAAAACATTCAAGAACGAAACTCAAGTTATTTGTACAGTTGTTGAACATGACGGAGAACATGATTCTGATGTTGTAGCAATGATTGGTGCATCAGCTGCTCTATCTATCTCAGGCATTCCATTCATGGGACCTATTGCTGGAGCAAAAGTTGGTTACAAAGATGGAGAATATATCCTTAACCCAACAATGTCTCAATTAAAAGAAACAGAACTAGAGCTATCAGTTGCAGGAACAAACGAAGGTGTTCTTATGGTTGAATCAGAAGCTAAAGGACTAACTGAAGAAGTTATGCTTGGAGCTGTTATGTTTGGTTGGGAATCTTTCCAAGATGTTATCAAAATGATTGAAGAGTTAAAATCAGAATGCGGTAAAGAACAAAGAGAAATCCCTGCTCTACCATATAATGAAGCTGAAGTTAAAGCAAAAATGAAAGAATTAGTAGATGCAGATTTACAAGATGCTTTCACAACTGCTGATAAAGTAGCTAGAGGTAATAAAGTTGGAGATGCTCATGCTAAAGTTCTAGAAACAATGATTGATGAAGAGGCTGGATTAAATGAATCTGCAGTTTCTTCAATATTCAAATCTGTTGAGTCAGATGTTGTTAGAGGAAATATCCTATCAGGTAAACCAAGAATTGACGGTAGAGATACAAAAACTGTTAGAGCAATTAAAGCTGAAGTTGGAGTGCTACCAGGAACTCACGGTTCTGCTTTATTCACAAGAGGAGAAACTCAAGCTATTGTTGTAACAACTCTAGGAACAGGTTCTGATGAACAAATAATCGATGGTCTAACAGAAGAATATAAAGAAAACTTTATGTTACACTATAACTTCCCTTCATACTCAGTTGGAGAATGTGGAAGAATGTCTGGACCAGGAAGAAGAGAAATCGGGCATGGTAAACTAGCATGGAGAGCAATTAAAGCTCAAATGCCAAGCAAAGAAGATTTCCCATACACAATCAGAGCTGTTTCTGAAATCACAGAATCAAACGGATCATCATCTATGGCTACAGTTTGTGGTACATCTCTTGCTCTTATGGATGCAGGTGTGCCAGTACCAGCTCCAGTAGCAGGTATTGCTATGGGTCTTATTAAAGAAGGTGACGACTTTGCAGTTCTTACAGACATTCTAGGTGATGAAGATCACTTAGGTGATATGGACTTTAAAGTTGCTGGTACTAAAGAAGGTATTAATGCTCTACAAATGGACATTAAAATTACTTCAATCACTAAAGAAATTATGGAACAAGCATTAGCTCAAGCTAAAGATGCTAGAATCCACATCTTAGGTGAAATGGCTAATGCTATTGAGCAATCAAGATTAACAGTTGCTGCTAATGCTCCAAGAATTGAAAGCATTACTATACCAGCTGATAAAATTAGAGAAGTTATCGGTACTGGCGGTAAAGTTATTAAAGAAATCGTTGAAGTATCTGGTGCTGTTGTTGAAGTTGAAGAACAAGGTAAATACGGTATCGTTAAAGTTGCTTCGTCTGATGCAGAAAGCCTAAATACAGCTCTTAAAATGGTTAATGACATCGTTGCAGAACCAGAAGCAGGAACAATATACACTGGTAAAGTTGTTAAGATTATGGACTTTGGTGCATTTGTTAACTTTATGGGTAAAAATGACGGACTTGTTCACATTTCTGAAATTGCTCAAGAAAGAGTTAATAAAGTTGAAGACTACTTAAAAGAAGGTCAAGAAGTTAAAGTTAAGTTTGTTGGAACAGATAATCGTGGTAAATTTAAATTATCAATGAAAGTTGTAAACCAAGAAACTGGCGAAGAAATTAAAATTGAAAAGCCTACTAGAGATGATAAAGGTGGTAAAGGAAAAGGCGACAAAGGCGGTAAAGCTCCTTCAAAAAAGGAAGCTCCAGCTAAAGTAGCTAAATCTGAAGAGAAAGTTAAAGAAAAAACTGAAAAAAAGCCCCTAAAGCCTCACTTCTAG
- a CDS encoding superoxide dismutase, translating to MKFELPELKFLPEDISDFMSEDTIFYHYEKHHRAYANKANEAVKNTPYEALDIDLILKDTYRKNSFIFNNVAQFYNHNLFWEIIGNSKDKSPSKEFKEKISKKFGSFEKFKDEFCALAASQFGSGWCWLVQEKDGALEIYKTSNAKNPLIYDQNPLMCCDVWEHAYYLDYQNDRLKYIKRFLDNVVDWKQVEKRMK from the coding sequence ATGAAATTTGAATTACCAGAACTAAAGTTCTTACCTGAAGACATTTCTGATTTCATGTCTGAAGATACAATATTTTATCATTATGAAAAACACCACAGAGCTTATGCCAACAAGGCTAATGAAGCAGTAAAAAACACTCCTTATGAAGCTCTAGATATAGATTTAATCTTAAAGGATACTTATAGAAAGAACTCGTTTATATTTAATAATGTAGCACAATTCTATAATCATAATTTATTTTGGGAGATTATAGGAAATTCTAAAGATAAGTCTCCAAGTAAAGAATTTAAAGAAAAAATATCAAAAAAGTTTGGCTCTTTTGAAAAATTTAAGGATGAATTTTGTGCTCTAGCAGCTTCTCAGTTTGGAAGTGGTTGGTGTTGGCTAGTTCAAGAAAAAGATGGTGCTTTGGAAATTTATAAAACATCAAATGCAAAAAATCCTTTGATTTACGATCAAAATCCTTTAATGTGTTGCGATGTATGGGAACATGCATACTATTTAGATTATCAAAATGATAGATTGAAGTACATCAAAAGATTTCTTGATAATGTAGTAGATTGGAAACAAGTAGAAAAGAGAATGAAATAA